One bacterium genomic window, AAACGTCGTAGAGGTTAAATCCGTGAAAACCGTCAGAACATAAACCAAGGTCAACCAGATGAAGGCGAGCATCAGCTTGTACGCCAGAGGCGTCATATGGTCTTTGGCGACTTCGGCGATCGAGCGGGCTTTATGCCGTATGGAGCCGATCAACGATGAATAGTCGTGCACGCCGCCGATAAAGACGGCGCCGAGCAGCACCCACAGCAGCGTCGGCAGCCAGCCAAAAGCCACAGCGGCAATAATGGGGCCGACGATAGGACCGGCGCCGGCGATGCTGGAAAAGTGGTGACCGAGCAGAACAAAGCGGTTGGTCGGAACCCGATCCACCCCATCGTAATCGATGTGACTGGGCGTGGGTCGATCATTGCGGATGTCAAATCGTTTTTCCAAAAAGCGGCCGTAGAGAACATAGGCAAGCGCCAGGACGAGTGCAGAGGCCAACAGCACATAGACGAACATGTTCCATCTCCAATTAATCTAATCGAATGAAAGCCGGGAGGCCTGAATTCTTATTCGCTCTCATCCGTTTCAACAATGCGAATGCCCATGCGGCGTAATTCGCTGAGAATCGGAAGATAAATTTCCGGCTCGACAGGAATGCGTACACCGGTCAGATGGATGCGTTTCAACCAGATCCATTTGGCCGCCACGGCGGCGGGCAAGCCCACCGTGCGCGACATGCTGGAATCGCCGAAAGGCATGCCGTAATCGATCAGACAGGCCGAAGTGCGACGGGGCGTGTGGTCGCCGAACTGCACCTGAAAATCGTGCTGCAGGACCACCAGATCCCGCTCGCCGGGGTGATAAGCCATTCTGCGCTGCATCACCTGCGTCAATCCGTCCAGCAAGGAATCAGCGCCGATCGCAGCGGAGCTGAATAAACCCAGCCACTCCATACTTTTAAAAACGCCGCCATTGAGC contains:
- a CDS encoding saccharopine dehydrogenase — protein: LRYKFSWSPRGVLLAGRNSARYLRQGRMVEIPASALFKNPWVKNVAGVGDLEVYPNRDSLPYQRLYGLEQAHTVFRGTLRYPGWCDTMAVLTAAGLLDDSFRQDLAGKSWRQMWVDKYRLSDDAPASQLAAALQIPLNGGVFKSMEWLGLFSSAAIGADSLLDGLTQVMQRRMAYHPGERDLVVLQHDFQVQFGDHTPRRTSACLIDYGMPFGDSSMSRTVGLPAAVAAKWIWLKRIHLTGVRIPVEPEIYLPILSELRRMGIRIVETDESE